A window of Ranitomeya variabilis isolate aRanVar5 chromosome 2, aRanVar5.hap1, whole genome shotgun sequence contains these coding sequences:
- the LOC143809558 gene encoding uncharacterized protein C11orf96-like yields MSSAVMAAKQTESLGMCSSYQPAIPHYTGAIEEYPQPIQPRPQRGKGKLRRPRQSRFKTQPVTFDEIQEVEEEGLSPTEEEKARKSFLQSLESLRRSSHNMHLQRDKLSSSKLRHSLDSSDSDSTL; encoded by the coding sequence ATGTCTTCAGCAGTCATGGCAGCCAAGCAGACAGAGTCCCTGGGCATGTGCTCCTCTTACCAGCCTGCCATACCACACTACACTGGTGCCATAGAGGAATACCCACAGCCAATCCAGCCCAGACCCCAGAGAGGCAAAGGGAAGCTGAGGAGACCCAGGCAGAGCAGATTCAAGACCCAGCCTGTCACCTTTGATGAGATCCAGGAGGTGGAAGAAGAAGGGTTATCCCCCACAGAGGAGGAGAAAGCAAGAAAGTCCTTCCTGCAGTCCCTGGAGAGTCTCAGGAGAAGCTCCCACAACATGCACCTCCAGAGGGACAAGCTGAGCAGCTCCAAACTGAGGCACAGCCTGGACTCCAGCGACTCTGACTCCACACTGTGA
- the LOC143803831 gene encoding uncharacterized protein C11orf96 homolog, translated as MSGPQAEDHLCTYEEAMQCSSYLEEEFPLPSKTKGALRKHRGRRLKSQILSFEEIQEVEEEGASPTEEENARRTFLQSLESLRRSSNLTHLHKEKLRRYKTSQDSSDSDSGM; from the coding sequence ATGTCAGGGCCACAGGCTGAGGACCATCTCTGCACCTACGAGGAGGCCATGCAGTGCAGCTCCTACCTGGAGGAGGAATTTCCTTTGCCCTCCAAAACTAAAGGGGCTCTCAGGAAACATAGGGGAAGAAGGCTGAAATCTCAGATCCTGTCTTTCGAGGagattcaggaggtggaggaggaaggagcttCCCCTACTGAGGAGGAGAATGCTAGAAGAACTTTCCTACAGTCCCTGGAGAGTCTCAGGAGGAGCTCCAACCTCACACATCTCCATAAAGAGAAGCTGCGCAGGTACAAGACCAGCCAAGACTCCAGTGACTCTGACTCTGGCATGTGA
- the LOC143803832 gene encoding uncharacterized protein C11orf96 homolog — translation MSVPQAEDHLCTYEEAMLCSTYLEEEFPLPSKTRGALRKRGESRLKSQILSFEEIQEEEEEGASPTEEEKARRSFLQSLESLRRSSNLTHLHKEKMNGYKTSQDSTDSEPTL, via the coding sequence ATGTCGGTGCCACAGGCTGAGGACCATCTCTGCACCTATGAGGAGGCCATGCTGTGCAGCACCTACCTGGAGGAGGAATTTCCTTTGCCCTCTAAAACCAGAGGAGCTCTCAGGAAACGCGGGGAAAGCAGGCTGAAATCTCAGATCCTGTCCTTCGAGgagatccaggaggaggaggaggaaggagcttCCCCTACTGAGGAGGAGAAAGCCAGGAGATCCTTCCTGCAGTCCCTGGAGAGTCTCAGGAGGAGCTCCAACCTCACACATCTCCATAAAGAGAAGATGAATGGCTACAAGACCAGCCAAGACTCCACAGACTCTGAGCCCACCCTGTGA